The following DNA comes from Occultella kanbiaonis.
GCGGTGGAGAAGGCGAGGGCGCCGGGCCTGCTGAGCACGCGGCGGTAGGGGGCGAGCACGCCTGATTCTCGCACCGACTCCCAACTGGATCTGCTGCCGGGGTACCGTGCGGTGATGAGGATCACCAAGCGTGAGCATGCCTGCCTGATCGTGCAGTCCGACGGCGCCACCCTGATCATCGACCCCGGGTCGTTCTCGACCCTGCCGGACCTGGGTGAGCTCGGCCCGGTCGTGGCCGTCGTCCTCACCCACGCGCACGCCGATCACGCGCACCCCGAGCACCTGGCCGCGCTCCACGGGGCCCACCCCGACGCCGTGTTCCTCGGTCCGCCCGCGGTCGCGGCCGCCATCGCGGACACGCCGGTCCAGGTGGTGCAGGCCGGGCAGTCGCTGCGCGTCGGTCCCTTCGACCTGACCTTCCACGGCGGCGTGCACGCCCGGATCCATGCCTCCATCCCGGCCGCGGACAACGTCGGCGTGAGCGTGAACGACGTCCTCTACCACCCGGGTGACTCGGTGGAGCCCGCCGTCACCGGGGTGCCGGTGCTCGCCGCCCCGATCAGCGGGCCGTGGCTCAAGACCGGTGAGGTGATGGACCTCGTCGCCGCGGTCGCAGCCGCGCACGTGGTGCCGATCCACGAGTCCCACGCCTCCGCCGTCGGGCAGCAGTTGGCGGGCCGGCTCGTCGGCGGCGCCGCCGAGGCGGCCGGCGGTCGGTACGACGCGCTCGCGGTCGGGGAGTTCCTCGAGGTCTAGCACCCCGCCCGACGGCGGTGGCCGGCTCCGCCCGCTGCTCACCGTCGCCTGAGCGCGAGGTTGTTGGCCTCCTCGCGTGGGCAGGAGCCAACAAGTCCGCGTTCGGCGGGCTCGGTGCCGTCAGTCGGCGAGCGCCTGCCCCACCACGTCCTTGGCGGCCTCCTGCACCTGGGCCAGGTGTTCGGCGGAGACGAACGACTCCGCGTAGATCTTGTAGACGTCCTCGGTACCGGACGGCCGGGCCGCGAACCACGCGTCCGCCGTCGTCACCTTCAGCCCGCCGATCGCGGCGCCGTTGCCGGGCGCGGCCACGAGCCGGTCCGTGATCGGCTGCCCGGCGAGCTCGGTCGCGGACACCGCCTCGGGGGAGAGGGCGCCCAGCTTGGCCTTCTCGTCCCGGGTGGCCGCCGCGTCGACCCTGGCGTACCAGCTCTCCCCGAACTCGGCGACCTGCTCGTCGTGCAGCTGGCTCGGGGAGCGGCCGGTCACGGCCTGGATCTCGGAGGCGAGCAGAGCGAGCAGGATGCCGTCCTTGTCCGTGGTCCACACGGAGCCGTCCCGGCGCAGGAACGAGGCGCCCGCGGACTCCTCGCCACCGAACCCGACGGACCCGTCCAGCAGGCCCGGCACGAACCACTTGAACCCGACCGGCACCTCCATGAGCGTGCGGCCGAGCCCGCCGACGACCCGGTCGATCAGCGCAGACGAGACCAGCGTCTTCCCGACCCCTGTGCTCGGGCCCCAACCGTCCCGGTGTGCGTACAGGTACGCGATCGCCACGGCCAGGTAGTGGTTCGGGTTCATCAGGCCCGCGTCCGGGGTGACGATGCCGTGCCGGTCCGCGTCCGCGTCGTTGCCGGTCGCGATGTCATACGGGGCGGCCGCGCCATCGGCGCGCATCGTGAGCACCAGGGAGGCCATCGCCGACGGCGAGGAGCAGTCCATCCGGATCTTGCCGTCCCAGTCGAGCGTCATGAACGCCCAGCGCGGGTCCACCACCGGGTTCACCACGGTCAGGTCAAGACTGTGCCGGTCCGCGATCGCGGCCCAGTAGTCGACGGAGGCGCCGCCGAGCGGGTCCGCGCCGATCCGGATGCCGGCCAAGCGGATCGCGTCCAGGTCCAGGACCGAGTCGAGGTCGTCGACGTAGGTGAGCAGGAAGTCGTGCTTGTGCACCGTCTCGGAGGAGACGGCGCGCTCGTAGGGCACCCGAGCGATCGCACCGACGCCGGAGCGCAGCAGCTCGTTCGCGCGGCGGGCGATCGCGCCGGTCGCGTCGGAGTCGGCGGGGCCGCCGTGCGGCGGGTTGTACTTGAAGCCACCGTCACGCGGGGGGTTGTGCGACGGCGTCACCACGATGCCGTCAGCGAGACCCGGCCCGTGGGTGCGGACGCCCTCGGCGGAGCCGGCGCCGTTGTGCCGCAGGATCGAGTGGGACACGGCGGGCGTCGGGGTGTAGGAGTCGCGCGCGTCGATGCGCACGTCCACCCCGGCGGCGGCGAGGACCTCGAGCGCGGTCCGGGTGGCGGGCTCGGAGAGGGCGTGCGTGTCCCGGCCAAGGTAGAGCGGGCCGTCGGTGCCCTGCGCGGTGCGGTACTCAAGGATCGCCTGCGTGATCGCGACGATGTGCGCCTCGTTGAACGCGGTGTCCAGGCTGGACCCCCTGTGACCGGAGGTCCCGAAGACCACCTGCTGGCTCACCTCGTCCGGGTCCGGGGTCCGGTCGTAGTAGGCGGAGACGACGGCGTCGACGTCGATGAGGTCCTCGGGTAGGGCGACCTGCCCAGCGCGCTCATGCATGCCCTTGATCCTGCCACCGCAGGGGCAGGCTGGCGACCGACCGGGTGCAATGCCGGACCGGGTCCGGTCCGGTCGGCGTTCGATCGCCTGCCCCGTCGCTCGGTAGGGTGGCCGCCATGGCCAAACGCAAGAAGTCCGACGGCGTCAATGAGAAGGTCGCGGCTCGTCGCGCCGCGCGCAAGGCGGCTCAGGCGGCGAACGCCGCGGGCGGCGCGAGCGGCACCGACGACGGTGGCCGGCGCGCGTTCGCCGATCTGCCCGGCGAGGCCGACTGGGTCGCGATGCGCGAGGTGGTGCCGGCCGCGACGGCGACTGCGCGCACGAACGCCGAGTACGGCTCGAAGGACATCGTGGTCGCCTCACTGATCCCGGGCATGCTCCCGGCGCTGCACCGCACCGACGGCGTGATCATGGTGGCGCTGCAGACTCCGTCCACCAGCGGCGACCCGAGCAGGGACGTCGCCGCCGCGCTCATCGAGATCCTCGACACCGAGCCCGGCACCAGCCTCGACCACTTCGAGCTGCCCGGCCCGGGGCCCCGCCTGCAGGACGTGCTGGACACCGAGCACCCGTTCGAGGTCACCGTGCACGAGGGCTTCGACTTCGTGGTGCCGGACGGTGTCGATCCGGAGCCGGAGCTGAAGGCCGCGCTGGAGGAGTTCGCCCAACTGACCGTGCCCACGGTCAAGGTGCCCGGCGTGGAGGCCGCGTACTGGTGCCGGATGGGCGCCCGGGAGTTCCTGCGCTGGTCGCGGACCGAGGACGAGGAGCAGCTGCTCGACGCTCTCGCCCGGCTGCACGCGAAGCGCGAGTCAGGCCTGGACGCCGACGCCCGGTTCATCGGGGCGTTCCGCTCCAGTGGGCTCGTGGTGCCGGTCTGGGAACTGGCCCGGGGCACCGAGGCGGAGGAGATCGAGGACCTCCTCGGTCCCTATCAGGAACGGCTCGTCGCGGCGCTCGCGGTCGATGAACCGCTGACCGCGGACGAGCGCCGGGCGCGGGCCGGGATCGTGTCCCGGCAGGTGACGCTCCGGTA
Coding sequences within:
- a CDS encoding MBL fold metallo-hydrolase, with product MRITKREHACLIVQSDGATLIIDPGSFSTLPDLGELGPVVAVVLTHAHADHAHPEHLAALHGAHPDAVFLGPPAVAAAIADTPVQVVQAGQSLRVGPFDLTFHGGVHARIHASIPAADNVGVSVNDVLYHPGDSVEPAVTGVPVLAAPISGPWLKTGEVMDLVAAVAAAHVVPIHESHASAVGQQLAGRLVGGAAEAAGGRYDALAVGEFLEV
- the pgm gene encoding phosphoglucomutase (alpha-D-glucose-1,6-bisphosphate-dependent); the encoded protein is MHERAGQVALPEDLIDVDAVVSAYYDRTPDPDEVSQQVVFGTSGHRGSSLDTAFNEAHIVAITQAILEYRTAQGTDGPLYLGRDTHALSEPATRTALEVLAAAGVDVRIDARDSYTPTPAVSHSILRHNGAGSAEGVRTHGPGLADGIVVTPSHNPPRDGGFKYNPPHGGPADSDATGAIARRANELLRSGVGAIARVPYERAVSSETVHKHDFLLTYVDDLDSVLDLDAIRLAGIRIGADPLGGASVDYWAAIADRHSLDLTVVNPVVDPRWAFMTLDWDGKIRMDCSSPSAMASLVLTMRADGAAAPYDIATGNDADADRHGIVTPDAGLMNPNHYLAVAIAYLYAHRDGWGPSTGVGKTLVSSALIDRVVGGLGRTLMEVPVGFKWFVPGLLDGSVGFGGEESAGASFLRRDGSVWTTDKDGILLALLASEIQAVTGRSPSQLHDEQVAEFGESWYARVDAAATRDEKAKLGALSPEAVSATELAGQPITDRLVAAPGNGAAIGGLKVTTADAWFAARPSGTEDVYKIYAESFVSAEHLAQVQEAAKDVVGQALAD
- a CDS encoding DUF5926 family protein, with product MAKRKKSDGVNEKVAARRAARKAAQAANAAGGASGTDDGGRRAFADLPGEADWVAMREVVPAATATARTNAEYGSKDIVVASLIPGMLPALHRTDGVIMVALQTPSTSGDPSRDVAAALIEILDTEPGTSLDHFELPGPGPRLQDVLDTEHPFEVTVHEGFDFVVPDGVDPEPELKAALEEFAQLTVPTVKVPGVEAAYWCRMGAREFLRWSRTEDEEQLLDALARLHAKRESGLDADARFIGAFRSSGLVVPVWELARGTEAEEIEDLLGPYQERLVAALAVDEPLTADERRARAGIVSRQVTLR